ATTTGAAAACATGAGGAAAATCATATAATTCATGGTCTTAATACAAATACATTTCAGGATTCAAACACATTTTAGAGATCTTTTTTAATTTGGAAACATTTGTAAGAAGAACCACTCACAGTCAACTAACTTCTTAGCCTAGCTTCCTCGACCAAAAGTTTCTTTTGCACTTTTCTGCAATTCTTGTCAAAGTTAGGCTTGTTTTGGACCTCTGAAAACCtcaaaaaatttcttaattatcTCTTAAGTGAGCTTAAGGTAAAAGAAACTTAAAACAGATCTAaattcctctatttataggtcTCTTTAATGAGTTCTCCCATGTCGGAATGATTAACTTTGTCAGCGGAAGAAAGTGGTCCAATCTAGAATTTCCACGCATCTTTGCCTAGCCCTTATCTTGAATTTGGATTGCCAGTGGGGTCGAATCAATCGTCGGCCTACTGACTTTAGGATCACATCATTGTTCCTAGGTGAATTATCTCCAACTAGCCCAGTTGTTCGCTGCGTACCCTCTTTGTATAGTGACCTTTCATCGCATAATTCTTTCGGGAAACACATTTTACTGTCATAAATCTTTTTGTACAACATCCCTACTGTAGGACCTTTATTGCGTTGGTGGTACACAATCAAGGTCTCACAAAAGTACAACAACTTGTCCATTCAAAACTAACGATAAGGTTATATTCAAACtattttaaattgcaaaaaATGCCCCTAAACTTTGAAGTTTGTATCAAAAATACccataaacttttaaaagtttcaatAATGTCCTTAAACTTTTAGAAAATGTTCAAACATATCTTTATCGTTAGTTTTAGATGGAAGccattaaaattttgtttaaaaaggTACCCCAAACTATTGAAAAACTTGagcttaaaaaaaattaaaaaaatactcTCATTAATCCAAATTTTACACCATTTTTCTcacaaaccaaaataaaaacataaattttaagTTAGAATCAATCTTAAATTATTTGACTAGCAACATATGGTGACAGATCACGAACACAACAAATCTATGTAGTTATTGTTGTAACTAACATACAATGAGttgtcaaataaaaaatgtatttgactaTCAATACACAGAGTTAGTCTGATAAATCTATTGGtgtaagattttttttgtttaactaATTATTGTTTCTGTACGTTTTAAGGAGAAATCTTTATTTTGGAACATTGTAAGATTTTGTAGAATTAGATGTTTTCAGCGAGGTTTAAAATATCGATGTTGATGGATATAACAAAGTTctaattttatagaaattttgaTCTCGATGAATATTTAtggaaaaattataataaaattcaaaaaataaatttaaatgattaaataaatattttattattttcaaataagtaaacatgtcaattatttacattatattatattacatTAACGTCATTTTGATCTTTATTTATTGTAAttcatggattttttttaagatgCAATGGATATATTAAATTGAATGCATGGAAATGTGAAAATATCACTAAATATTGACATATggatgaaaatttaaaactaaggttctaatttaaaattttagtttttatttttagtatttagaaAATTGATATAAAAATTAGATTAATGATAGAATTTCTTTTATATGCTGTGAGTTtaagaatatttataaaactTTACCAAACAAAGATGGTTTTGTGTTCAAAACTAaccttttttttcaaaagtttaaaagaaCTTCTAAGACTTTGTTATTTTTGACACATGCTATTTTAGGGACATTGTTAATAATCCAGCCTTACATTTTTTAACATGGATATGTTGTATAATTTAGCATAAAATAAACAAAGAGTGCCTTGCTTCGATAGGCGTTGAATCCCGGCGTGAAGTCCGTTTTTTCAATCGGATCTATGTCGACTTCGATGAGAAGACGCATGTGGTGAGCTAGTCGGATACTACTATTACAACTATTGGATTTTCTTCCTCGATCGGTTTTTAATTCTGTAATAATCGGTGTCGGAATTGGCGAACTTGGCATACAAGGTTGCATTTCGTTGTTGGACTGTTATGAGTAGATTAATCCATGAGTCAATAGCCCATGGCAGCACCAAATCATTTAACTCTCTCGTAAGTCGTCTTTCTTCTCAAGGTGCTCACCATCAAGTTCTGCAAACCTATATTTCTATGCAAAAAACCCACACCCCATCAGATGCTTACACTTTTCCCAGCCTCTTCAAAGCTTGTACCAATTTGAACTTATTTTCACATGGCCTCTCACTTCATCAATCTGTCGTCGTTAATGGGCTCTCTCATGATTCCTATATTGGGTCTTCGCTCATCACTTTTTATGCCAAATTCGGGTGCATTCATCTTGGTCGCAAGGTGTTTGATACAATGCTCAAAAGAAATGTTGTTCCTTGGACCACCATAATTGGGTCTTATTCACGGGAAGGGGACATTGATATTGCTTTCTCGATGTTCAAACAAATGCGGGAGAGTGGTATTCAGCCCACTTCTGTCACCTTGTTGAGTCTGCTTCCTGGTATTTCaaagcttccccttcttctttgtttgcattgtttgatttttttatatggTTTTGAGTCAGACTTAGCTTTATCGAACTCCATGGTGAATATGTATGGTAAATGTGGCAGAATTGCTGATGCAAGAAGTTTGTTTGAGTCAATTGATTACAGAGACATAGTTTCTTGGAATTCACTATTGTCGGCCTATTCGAAAATTGGAGCCACAGAAGAAATATTGCAGCTTGTACAAGCAATGAAGATTGAAGATATCAAACCTGACAAGCAGACTTTTTGCTCGGCTTTGTCTGCTTCTGCTATAAAGGGTGATCTTCGACTTGGTAAGTTAGTGCATGGTCTGATGCTCAAAGATGGGTTAAATATAGATCAACATGTAGAGTCGGCACTCGTAGTTTTATACTTGAGATGTAGATGTTTGGATCTCGCCCATAAAGTTTTCAAATCAACTACTGAAAAGGACGTGGTCATGTGGACAGCAATGATATCAGGACTTGTTCAGAACGATTGTGCTGACAAGGCATTGGGGGTCTTTTATCAAATGATCGAATCAAATGTCCAGCCGAGTACTGCTACCTTAGCTAGTGCTCTTGCAGCCTGTGCTCAACTTGGTTGTTGTGATATTGGTGCCTCAATTCATGGTTACGTATTAAGGCAAGGAATAATGCTAGACATCCCTGCTCAAAACTCACTTGTCACCATGTATGCAAAGTGTAATAAGCTGCAGCAAAGTTGTTCAATTTTTAATAAGATGGTTGAAAAGGACGTAGTTTCTTGGAATGCAATTGTCGCTGGAAATGCTAAAAATGGTTATTTAAGCAAGGCTATCTTTTTCTTCAATGAAATGAGAACAAGCTTTCAAAGGCCCGACTCCATAACAGTGACCTCACTTCTTCAAGCTTGTGGTTCTGCTGGCGCACTTTGCCAGGGAAAGTGGATTCACAACTTTGTTCTTAGAAGTTCCCTTATCCCGTGCATTATGACTGAAACAGCTCTAGTTGACATGTACTTCAAGTGCGGAAATTTAGAGAACGCTCAGAAGTGTTTTGATTGTATGTCAcaacgagatcttgtagcatgGAGCACCCTTATTGTTGGATATGGTTTTAATGGAAAAGGCGAAATTGCTTTGAGAAAATATTCAGAGTTTCTTGGCGCAGGGATGGAACCAAATCATGTTATTTTCATTTCAGTTCTTTCTGCTTGTAGTCATAGTGGGCTTATTAGCCAAGGTTTGAGTATATACGAGTCAATGACTAAAGATTTTAGAATGCCACCAAATCTTGAGCATCGAGCTTGCGTCGTCGACCTTCTAAGTCGAGCTGGAAAGGTTGATGAAGCATATAGCTTCTATAAAATGATGTTTAAAGAACCCTCGATGGTTGTTTTAGGCACACTCCTTGATGCTTGTCGGGTGAATGGCAGTGTTGAACTTGGAAAGGTTATTGCTAGAGATATGTTTGAATTAAAGCCTGTGGATCCTGGAAACTTTGTGCAACTTGCCAATAGTTATGCATCCATGAATAGATGGGATGGAGTGGAGAAGGCATGGACTCAAATGAGATCTCTTGGCCTGAAAAAGTATCCAGGATGGAGTTCTATTGAGCTTCATGGAACCACTTTTACATTTTTTGCTGCTCACAATTCTCATCCTAAGATTGAAAAAATAATCTTGACGGTGAAAGCATTGAGCAAGGATATCAGAAATTTGTATATTAAAAATGAGATTTGTGAGGATTTTGTTGAAAATTTATGAGATGCAGTTTCTCCTCCCTTACTTTCGTTAAAAATAAGATGCATAGAATTGCTTGAGCTACCAGAAGAGTATGTTTGGAATGGTATTGGTTGTGTACTACTTACCATGGTTTTCTATTGCATTTCTTGTTTGTCCAACAGGGAAAAAAAGTGAATTTATTTCTTTACCATCTCTATGTCTAAAGAAAGAAGTAAGAAATGAGAAGGCTTGAATTCTTAGCTAAGGTGCATTTATAAATTGTTGCTTCAACTTGTAATTGTAACGACCCGAGCTTTTAAACTACGTAAGGTCATTAAACTTTTTTGAAAAGAGGAAAGctaaaattttttataaaattaatatcaaataaatattcgaaagatataaaatttataaattcaaTGCTGTAAAAACATGACTCGCTTAGGTTCTAAtaattctttaaataaaaaaaagttaaacaactaggatcaaaatttaattgaaaatgtCTAGAAACAAAATACTATTGAGTTCCCATATGACATGTTACGGATCCTTCTTGTCACTTGCCAGCTTTCCACATCCTCAACCTTTcgcctaaaatattaaatatggAAAAGAATGTGTATAAAATATATCTAGTAAGGGACTCACTACTGGTCTCGCTAGGTGATCACGACATCCAATGGAGCACACCCGAGCAAGTGAGATGTACtaacacccctaatcgtgcacTAGTTGTGCGAGTGATCGTAGATACACGCTGAGCGAGTGAGACCTACGAACACCCATAATCGTGCAAGTAATCTcataatcgtgcgagtgatcgtaAGTACACACTCTTAAACATGTCTCTGATATGTAGGAACACCCCTACTCGTGCAAGTGATCATAAGTACACACTCCTAAACATGTCTGTGATACGTAGGTACACAAATCGTACAAGTGGTCTCATCGGAACACCCTTAGTCATGCGAGTGACCCCTAATCGTGCATGTGATTCGTAGGTACACCTCTAATCATGCGAGTGACCCCGTGAGGTAAAAAGCTTAACAAttaaagttaacagacacaccacaatccaaaaACATGTAACAATCACCATATACATGACATTAATCATCAGTCATAATAGTCCATAAAACATAAAAGTCTATGAAGCATGAAATCCATAAAGCATGCTTAATCATCAAGTAACATGAGTCAACACTACACAACATCGCATTATGCATTTTCAGCTTCTATCAATGCATAATCCATAACCACATGCAGTCTCTTTAAATTCTTTTCGAATGTacagtagtagaatctcttacatGAGACTAgctaaaaaatatttctttgttGATAGTCAATTCCCAATTAAAGCATATCCTAGGGAAAAATTTTAATaatcataattaataaaatttaccaatggctaggatataaaattttccaatttaacttatccaaaatttaaggttgaaaccaattcatcCTTGATTGGGAAAAGTTCCAAGATTAAATCTTCAAAAATTAGTCACTTGAACCTTTAATTTAACTTTAATGGGTAAAGTAAAAACtccaaattaaattcaaatttaaattaaaaaattattaatttaattatcttagcTTATCAAAGTTATCCAAATAGAGATTGAAAAATTCTCTGAATCTTGATGGAAAACAGTTCGCCAGAGAGACCTTCTAAAGGCATGCAACAAAAAACAATTCCAGTAATAGCTTTATTTAGAGTCTCAATTAGTTAATCTTTAATGAGTATTAAAATTCCACAATAAAGATTCAAAACACTCATCTAAGTCACCAATCTTAACCAAAATCGGTAGGTGGCCACAGTACAGGCGGCGGGAGAGGGTCATCTTagtgaagaaaatgaagaattttttatttttcactttaagcattccaatgctatttataaacccaaataataacaataatatttattgttattattatttccttttccttttagtatatataataccaatatatacatatatttttattctcaTTCTTTTTCCTCAATCACTTTCTTACATGCACAAAATCTTAAGCTtctataaccattaataataataataataataataataataatacatcttaattggctaaacccttttagatcgagttaatcaatattcgttaactaacggatcattccactaaagtctcgtagttgcactttcctcactataaatatatttttgttcatcTGATATAATTATGAGCAATAAGTTAATCTTCGCAGTTTGTTAGTTACctcggctaggtcaaaatatcattttaccccGTCTTGTTTAacacccactgatccactattgaacaattggtttaaggaccaacctataaactgaatccctctcgggaCAATGAGAGGATGGGGCCATTttttcaagacttggattcagttcttaaatgaacaacctatctactaacttAAAGCGGGTAGGAGCAAATTTCGTTTTCCACCTTATGTCCCTAGGCATctactcggtcttacccctaaaatgggaggcttgtaTGACCAGTAtcgttgagctgccctcacctaagCAGACCTAAATATAATACcatttgaacaaaagttcatagttagcttaagatttagattaagttacttagatcatcataatcaaaatagtcagtattatatagtcaacagtgttataacttaaaagtgactatttcatggttccagtcttatgtaaactctttacatagtaTGCCCCCACTGCCATATCTCTCCATAAACAATTCAAAAccacattgtttgtactaattacagtgtggcactacaagaaatatcagCAACAATAACATCAACAAAATGCTATAGATGATTTTCGATAGCGTTTGTAAAATGCTGTTGTAGCCGATGTTATTGAAAGTCCATGACTTTTCATAGCATTTTTCAATGCTATGCAAACAACTATAATATGTCGTCAGCGATAGCACAAATATTATGCTCTAAATGCTTTTTATAACGTGAGGAAAAACGCTATCGAAACGTTTTTATAACAATTCTTATTGCATCGAAAAATGGCTATAAACTTTTAATAGCATTTTCAATAACATTGGAAAAATGATATAGAAGACGTTGTATAGCGTTTTGATTTGAGTTAGAAAAGCGTTATAAAAAGGTTTTAATAGCATTTTTAATAACATTTCAAAAATACTATAAAAGATTTTGTGTAGCgtttttttgttacatttgaaAAGCGTTGTCAAAATCATTCAATAGCTGTTTGGAAAAATgctataaacaattttttgttCCGTTTTATTATGAAGGTTGTCGTCGTAATTTGCCATACTATGGTCTAATTCACATTCATCAAAATATACAATCATAATTATAaccaaaatattcaaatttataacaTACAAAATCATCAACACTGAGTTTCAAAGTCCTTAACTATTAGAACAAGTAAATTGTTAATTCAATTAAAATGACTTCATAACATCAACACTAAGTTCTAAAGTCCCAAAATTTTGAGAggataaaaaaagatgttcaaaTTGTAGCAATTGTTAAATTAACATCAATACTAACTTCATAACATCATATATGTGTTGCTCCAATGTTTTCTTCACACATCAATCacctaacaaaaaaaataaaaagaaagatcaTTATCTAATTCTAACAATAAATTATTAGTTGAAGAACTTAATAAATACCTAATTCacaaagtaaataaaatttcttacaTAGTTTGACTTTATCCATTGGCCATGCTACAGTAGTACCCAGAGCATCATCAATAACAATAATGTCGGAGGTAGGCCTCCATAAGAAGGAATTTGGTATTTTCACCGTATCAACCCACACACGAACTGCATTGGGGCCAAGAGGTACATGGTGGACAAGAACAGATGGATCATTGGAAGACCATCTACCTTCAGCAACGACTTCTCCTAAACAAATTCAATCTAGTAGCAAGCACTTATGGGGAGTGTTGGTAGTAACACTCTTTTTCAACAATATTATGGTAGAAAATTctcaaacaataataatttaaaatagcAAAGATGATTAGATTTACCGGTGGAGAATTTACGATTGGAGTAGGAGTATGAGTACGAATATATGCCGATGATGGTACTCTTTTAACAAGATGATTAGAATTGTCATCACTTGTTTTTTCCTATATAAACAACAATGTCAAAATGTGatataaacaaaatttaagaacTTTTAAGAGTGTTAAGACAAATTTACCTTGTCCTTTAATAAGGAAGCTACCACACTTTTCAACTCATCTACATCCGAAGTAAGGTTGTCACATTTTTTTCAAGAGATGTAATGGTTTTATCTTTGTGAATTGATGTAGACACCTTCGATAGAGTCACACCAAACCCTAGTTCTCTTACATAGCCTTGATCGGGCCCAAGAACTCTACTAATTGCATCATCAATTATACTACTTGAAGAAGCCACACGATTTTGTTCAATAGTTCCTAACCAAAAATCACATTAACTATGCAAAAGTCATGGTGGATGGGGGTGGGTGGAGGGGCATAAGACATTCACAACAAGCCATTTACTTAAAGGAAACAATCTACTACTCAATGAACAGCAACTACTCAATGGCCAGCAAGCTAACAAGAGACTGAAACATAAAAAATGGCAGCAGCAACACTACTCAAAGAAGCTACACGATTTTGCTCGATACGCGCCTAACCAAAAATCACATTAACTATGCAAAGGTCATGGTGGATGGGGGGTGGGTGGAGGGGCATAAGACAGTCACAACAAGCAAATTACTTCAAGGAAAAAATCTACTACTCAATGAACAGCAACTACTCAATGAACAGCAACTACTTAATGGCCTGCAAGCTAACAagagtttaaacataaaaaatgacAGCAGCAACGGTACTCAAAGAAGCCATACGATTTTCCTCAATACGCGCCTAACCAAAAGTCACATTAAGTATGCAAAAGCCATGGCAGATGGGGGATGGGTGGAGGGGTATAAGACAGTCACAACAAGCCATTTACTTAAAGGAAACAATCTACTACTCAATGGACAGCAACTACTCAATGGTCAGCAAGCTAACAagagtttaaacataaaaaatggcaGCAACAACACTACTCAAAGAAGCCACACGATTTTGCTCAATACGCGCCTAACCAAAAAATCACATTAACTATGCAAAAGTCATGTTATAGGGGGGTGGGTAGAGGGGCATAAGACAGTCACAACAAATGGCAGCAATAACACTTAGTCATAATATTAACTATGCATAAGATGTAGTTACCATCTATAAAATATGGCAGTAACATACTAAGAAAATGGTAGCCACTATGAAGTATGACAGCAACTATAAAATATGGTAGCTAATATAAACAATATAAAAGATAAACCAACCAGAGTGTCGGCCACTTGCGAGTTCATAGGTGTTCCATCTTTCTTCACATGTGTCTTAGTCCAAACATCTACTCAGCTAGTCGAACATAGCCTCTACGACTACATATGTGAGGAAGTTGCTTCTGTTTCATATCTTTAAATTTCTTGCTCTTTGCCTGAAAATCATACTCAACGAGATATGAATGAAGATTTTAAGACAACTTGTTTCTATACcttgaatcaaataaataaatggcATCCACTTTCATACTACAAACATATCTTAAAGGTTGCGCTCGTTTTATGTTTGATGAAGTCATTCCAATCATGCATTGAAGAAATGTTATCT
The sequence above is drawn from the Cucumis melo cultivar AY chromosome 2, USDA_Cmelo_AY_1.0, whole genome shotgun sequence genome and encodes:
- the LOC103487188 gene encoding pentatricopeptide repeat-containing protein At4g04370, giving the protein MSRLIHESIAHGSTKSFNSLVSRLSSQGAHHQVLQTYISMQKTHTPSDAYTFPSLFKACTNLNLFSHGLSLHQSVVVNGLSHDSYIGSSLITFYAKFGCIHLGRKVFDTMLKRNVVPWTTIIGSYSREGDIDIAFSMFKQMRESGIQPTSVTLLSLLPGISKLPLLLCLHCLIFLYGFESDLALSNSMVNMYGKCGRIADARSLFESIDYRDIVSWNSLLSAYSKIGATEEILQLVQAMKIEDIKPDKQTFCSALSASAIKGDLRLGKLVHGLMLKDGLNIDQHVESALVVLYLRCRCLDLAHKVFKSTTEKDVVMWTAMISGLVQNDCADKALGVFYQMIESNVQPSTATLASALAACAQLGCCDIGASIHGYVLRQGIMLDIPAQNSLVTMYAKCNKLQQSCSIFNKMVEKDVVSWNAIVAGNAKNGYLSKAIFFFNEMRTSFQRPDSITVTSLLQACGSAGALCQGKWIHNFVLRSSLIPCIMTETALVDMYFKCGNLENAQKCFDCMSQRDLVAWSTLIVGYGFNGKGEIALRKYSEFLGAGMEPNHVIFISVLSACSHSGLISQGLSIYESMTKDFRMPPNLEHRACVVDLLSRAGKVDEAYSFYKMMFKEPSMVVLGTLLDACRVNGSVELGKVIARDMFELKPVDPGNFVQLANSYASMNRWDGVEKAWTQMRSLGLKKYPGWSSIELHGTTFTFFAAHNSHPKIEKIILTVKALSKDIRNLYIKNEICEDFVENL